One window of the Lytechinus pictus isolate F3 Inbred chromosome 5, Lp3.0, whole genome shotgun sequence genome contains the following:
- the LOC129261269 gene encoding uncharacterized protein LOC129261269, with product MDSCTKIGLIKAMGILFQDVSRDLQMTATDLGIALGLFISIGNVATLHPLLASVTGLGNAIVRMPCLLLLSELANDNFNLLFSLSSCGYSLGMVIYPIFAEELLIAYGWRGVLLILAGVMFHEVPCLMAFKMPLEEIPPDDAIQDVTSGHHASLNELQKEEMHPTCHQNRCEEAEQTSEGSFASDRDPFLTSLKADGYKHEHDSILDKKLRSHGRNPSSRSSWTAGVGTIKKWYRDTLIYADPLSLFIFLSFAAVQYVTCGWVSFLVPQALQRGLSIQNISLLTSCAAFGGVFARLAVAFLTHKLVRPIDMFLFMTILNALALATDACISNLFAMSFAAFCTGLSTSARSNLGHLVIRDRVSADHLAMSMAFLEVFGGIAVFLGGYTTGELAEVFSSYDASFKVLALGEVLTFPLLLPVKMVKRQDQSHSSTNQDMDIQDVQGE from the exons CTTTGCACCCTTTGCTTGCATCGGTCACAGGTCTGGGGAACGCTATAGTTCGAATGCCTTGCTTGCTGTTACTAAGTGAACTTGCAAATGATAACTTCAACCTCCTTTTCAGTCTGTCTTCATGCGGATACTCTTTAGGAATGGTCATCTACCCCATTTTTGCAGAAGAGCTTTTAATAGCTTACGGATGGAGGGGAGTTCTTCTGATCCTTGCTGGTGTGATGTTTCATGAGGTCCCTTGTCTGATGGCTTTCAAGATGCCCTTGGAGGAAATTCCCCCTGACGATGCGATACAAGACGTCACTTCCGGTCATCATGCTTCACTAAATGAACTTCAAAAGGAGGAGATGCATCCGACATGTCATCAGAATAGATGCGAGGAAGCCGAGCAGACAAGTGAAGGCAGTTTTGCCAGTGATAGAGATCCATTCTTAACTTCTTTGAAGGCAGATGGGTATAAACACGAACATGATAGTATTTTAGACAAAAAGCTCAGGAGTCATGGACGCAATCCTAGTAGTCGTTCTAGCTGGACAGCAGGCGTTGGAACTATCAAGAAATGGTACCGCGACACGCTCATTTATGCAGACCCCCTTTCTCTGTTTATCTTTCTGTCATTTGCTGCAGTACAGTATGTCACCTGTGGGTGGGTCTCTTTTCTGGTTCCACAAGCTCTCCAGCGAGGGCTCTCCATCCAAAACATCAGTCTCTTGACATCCTGTGCTGCCTTTGGAGGTGTCTTTGCGAGACTCGCTGTGGCTTTTCTCACCCATAAGTTGGTACGTCCCATtgacatgtttttattcatgaccATCCTGAATGCCCTTGCTCTGGCGACTGATGCATGCATTTCGAACCTGTTTGCCATGTCGTTCGCAGCATTTTGTACAGGGTTGTCTACTTCAGCTAGAAGTAACCTGGGGCATCTGGTAATACGAGATAGGGTTTCTGCAGATCATTTGGCGATGTCCATGGCCTTCCTGGAAGTATTTGGTGGCATAGCGGTGTTCTTGGGAGGATACACAACAG GGGAGTTAGCAGAAGTATTTTCATCTTATGATGCCTCGTTCAAGGTCCTTGCATTGGGTGAAGTTTTAACGTTCCCCCTCTTGTTACCAGTAAAGATGGTAAAAAGGCAAGATCAATCGCATTCGTCGACTAATCAGGATATGGATATTCAAGATGTTCAAGGAGAATGA